In Deltaproteobacteria bacterium, a genomic segment contains:
- a CDS encoding redoxin domain-containing protein, whose translation MAKKKTAKKTAKKISTKAPNAAKKTIEKTTAKTPKAAKKNEVKQKAIAKPKPKPTAKAVVKPIATDVVKTSKKSKPDESTKSVRTVVPAQGTLLNKLCPSFALKNSENKEVTLESLKGKKVVLYFYPKDSTPGCTLEGQEFSRLHKDFQKENTVILGVSKDSVSSHEKFKCKYNFPFDLLADEDGKLCDAFDVIREKNMYGKKYMGIERSTFILDENQKIIGEFRKISLAGHAKFILDQIKFKA comes from the coding sequence ATGGCAAAGAAAAAAACTGCAAAAAAAACTGCTAAAAAAATATCTACAAAAGCACCAAATGCTGCTAAAAAAACCATAGAAAAAACAACTGCAAAGACACCGAAAGCTGCTAAAAAAAACGAAGTGAAACAAAAAGCTATCGCAAAACCAAAGCCTAAGCCTACAGCTAAAGCCGTAGTTAAACCTATAGCTACGGATGTAGTTAAAACCTCGAAAAAATCAAAGCCAGATGAGTCTACCAAGTCAGTAAGGACAGTCGTTCCTGCCCAGGGAACTTTGTTAAATAAACTTTGTCCCTCTTTTGCTTTAAAAAATTCAGAAAATAAAGAAGTCACATTGGAAAGCCTTAAAGGGAAGAAAGTAGTCTTATATTTTTATCCCAAGGATAGCACTCCTGGCTGCACTCTTGAAGGGCAAGAGTTTTCACGTCTTCATAAGGATTTTCAAAAAGAAAATACAGTTATTTTAGGTGTTTCAAAAGACTCCGTATCTTCCCACGAGAAATTTAAATGTAAGTACAACTTTCCCTTTGACCTGCTGGCTGACGAGGATGGGAAGTTATGTGATGCTTTTGATGTGATCCGAGAAAAAAATATGTATGGGAAAAAATATATGGGAATTGAAAGGAGCACTTTTATTCTTGATGAGAATCAGAAAATTATCGGCGAGTTTCGCAAGATCTCCTTGGCTGGACATGCTAAATTTATTCTTGATCAGATAAAGTTTAAAGCCTAA
- a CDS encoding AMP-binding protein, which produces MTNDPWRNQYPSAVPKHINLSLYKNIPEVFDEAVSKYAHKKAFSNFSTTLTYSDLAKHVNQFASFLQHELKLKKGDRIAIQMPNVLQYPVVLFASLKIGLIVVNTNPLYTAYEMKHQFKDSGAKAIVILKNYAHLLEEIIKDTSIESVILTEIGDMLSFPKNIILNFIIKYIKKMVPSYHLPQSYDFLQTLEIGALNEVTPTDISQEDIAFLQYTGGTTGISKGAMLTHKNMIANMLQIANWMLPKLKKGEEIALTPLPMYHIFSLTVNCLSFMRYGAENVLITNPKDIPSFIKLMRSSHFTLLSGVNTLFNALMNHPGFEKINFSKLKITVAGGMALQNAVCEKWQRLTKSKLVEGYGLTESSPVACCNPIDGTDRTGTIGLPLPDTWIKLIDEDGNEVREAGEVCIKGPQVMKGYWQRPDETDKVLDNNFWLKTGDIGSYDEKYFIKIIDRKKDMILVSGFNVYPNEVEDALASHPGILEVAAIGEPSETSGEVVKVVIVKKDPNLTEQEVIDHAKTKLTNYKIPKIVEFRSELPKTNIGKILRRALRSKKA; this is translated from the coding sequence TTGACTAATGACCCATGGAGAAACCAATACCCCTCAGCCGTCCCAAAGCACATAAACCTTTCTCTGTATAAAAATATTCCCGAGGTCTTTGATGAAGCTGTTTCAAAATACGCCCATAAAAAAGCCTTTAGTAATTTCTCCACTACTTTAACTTATTCTGATTTAGCTAAACATGTTAATCAGTTTGCCTCTTTTCTTCAACATGAACTTAAACTTAAAAAAGGAGATAGGATTGCGATTCAAATGCCGAACGTCTTGCAGTACCCCGTGGTCTTGTTTGCCTCTTTGAAAATAGGTCTTATTGTCGTCAACACCAACCCGCTCTACACGGCCTACGAAATGAAACATCAATTTAAAGATTCCGGAGCCAAAGCCATCGTTATTTTAAAAAATTATGCTCATTTATTAGAGGAAATTATAAAAGACACTTCTATTGAAAGCGTTATCCTGACCGAAATTGGCGATATGCTTTCCTTTCCCAAAAATATCATTCTCAATTTTATCATTAAGTATATTAAAAAAATGGTGCCCTCCTACCACCTTCCTCAATCCTACGATTTTCTTCAAACCCTAGAGATTGGTGCCCTCAACGAAGTGACCCCTACAGATATAAGCCAAGAAGATATTGCCTTTCTTCAATACACGGGGGGCACTACAGGTATTTCTAAAGGTGCGATGCTCACCCACAAGAACATGATTGCGAATATGCTTCAAATTGCCAATTGGATGCTACCAAAACTCAAAAAGGGGGAAGAAATCGCCCTCACCCCTCTACCGATGTATCATATCTTTTCCCTTACGGTGAATTGTCTTTCCTTTATGCGATATGGGGCAGAAAATGTTTTGATTACCAATCCTAAAGATATTCCCTCTTTTATAAAATTAATGCGCTCAAGTCACTTTACCCTTCTATCTGGAGTGAATACCCTGTTCAATGCACTTATGAACCATCCTGGTTTTGAAAAAATTAATTTCTCAAAGCTTAAAATTACTGTCGCAGGAGGAATGGCCTTACAAAATGCTGTTTGTGAAAAATGGCAACGCTTAACAAAATCAAAACTCGTTGAAGGCTACGGCCTGACGGAATCTTCACCCGTGGCCTGCTGCAATCCCATTGACGGAACTGATAGAACCGGAACCATTGGTTTGCCTTTACCAGATACATGGATCAAACTTATTGACGAAGATGGAAATGAAGTTCGTGAAGCGGGAGAGGTCTGTATCAAGGGCCCTCAAGTTATGAAGGGCTATTGGCAAAGGCCCGATGAAACAGATAAAGTTCTGGACAATAATTTCTGGCTTAAAACGGGAGATATCGGAAGTTATGACGAAAAATATTTTATTAAAATTATCGATCGAAAAAAAGATATGATTTTAGTTTCTGGTTTTAATGTCTATCCCAACGAAGTCGAAGACGCCCTAGCCAGCCATCCTGGAATTCTTGAAGTGGCCGCCATTGGGGAACCCAGCGAAACTTCCGGAGAAGTAGTCAAAGTAGTTATTGTCAAAAAGGATCCAAATTTAACAGAGCAAGAAGTGATTGACCATGCTAAGACCAAACTAACTAATTACAAGATACCCAAAATCGTAGAATTTAGATCCGAATTGCCAAAAACCAATATCGGAAAAATTCTACGACGGGCATTGCGATCTAAAAAAGCCTAA
- a CDS encoding high-potential iron-sulfur protein, which yields MENKQNNSRRSFLKLFAQATGVSLIAGPALMNTAFGQEKRRGDAPAAAAGGSQLDWPVVVPGKDLALAMAYHHSHANAEKDTKTDKKTDKGLPWEKRFCDNCSFYKNVGNKKIDGKDEAAGTCTIFPKALVAGKGICNSWAKKA from the coding sequence ATGGAAAATAAACAAAATAATTCACGACGAAGTTTTTTAAAATTATTTGCCCAGGCTACCGGGGTGAGTCTTATTGCTGGACCTGCTTTGATGAATACAGCTTTTGGACAAGAAAAAAGACGAGGCGACGCTCCTGCGGCGGCGGCGGGTGGAAGTCAGCTTGATTGGCCAGTAGTTGTTCCTGGAAAAGATTTGGCTCTAGCGATGGCTTACCATCACAGCCATGCAAATGCTGAAAAGGATACCAAGACTGATAAGAAAACCGACAAGGGTTTGCCATGGGAAAAGCGTTTCTGTGACAACTGCAGCTTTTACAAAAATGTAGGGAATAAAAAGATCGATGGAAAAGACGAAGCAGCTGGGACTTGCACTATATTTCCTAAGGCCTTAGTTGCCGGCAAAGGAATTTGCAATTCTTGGGCTAAAAAAGCTTAG
- a CDS encoding methyltransferase domain-containing protein, giving the protein MTKAEDYWNQFYSFSRPQNELFIEFLSEKENSFLNSQLYRLKKGKALDLGMGKGTNSLFLAANDFEVTGIDSSEVAIHKTKTLFENANLQRSKNLKAEFLKTDMELHLFGILQFDTIVMNYYKPQVSRVYDEIQRSLKYGGTVLIESFLIDEMNEILGPEDSYKNMFFKPNEVLKAFNSLRILFYNEGLIDGKQRVQCLAQKPYDKDIEKYNLFNMSHSKDKGENTPLSAQRKLAESLFKKK; this is encoded by the coding sequence ATGACAAAAGCCGAAGACTATTGGAACCAATTTTATTCATTTAGCCGTCCTCAGAATGAACTCTTTATCGAATTTTTATCTGAAAAAGAAAATTCTTTTTTAAACTCACAACTCTATCGACTCAAAAAAGGAAAAGCCCTAGATTTAGGCATGGGAAAAGGAACAAACTCCCTTTTCCTGGCTGCTAACGATTTCGAAGTTACAGGAATTGATAGTTCAGAAGTTGCCATTCATAAAACCAAAACACTTTTTGAAAATGCAAACCTCCAAAGAAGCAAAAATCTTAAAGCCGAGTTCTTAAAAACAGATATGGAGTTACACTTATTTGGCATCTTACAATTCGATACGATTGTGATGAATTATTACAAGCCCCAGGTAAGTCGAGTTTATGATGAAATTCAGCGCAGTTTAAAATATGGAGGAACCGTGCTTATCGAATCTTTTTTAATCGACGAAATGAACGAGATCCTTGGACCGGAGGATAGTTATAAGAACATGTTCTTCAAACCCAACGAAGTCTTAAAAGCCTTCAATTCTTTAAGGATTTTATTTTACAACGAAGGGCTCATTGATGGAAAACAACGCGTTCAATGTTTGGCGCAAAAACCTTACGACAAGGATATCGAAAAATATAATCTTTTTAATATGTCTCATTCTAAAGACAAAGGCGAAAACACGCCCCTGTCAGCACAACGAAAACTCGCCGAATCCTTATTCAAAAAGAAATAA
- a CDS encoding DUF2817 domain-containing protein, producing the protein MKSTLIYFGNLFCFISFFSIPPSMAINSQSYFKNTFDEAKNDFLSRATALTKNSGYSYNSTPKSSELNHLVYRHANGKEYQVSYFFLPAKSEDAGMAKNLIILQSGTHGVEGHTGSGVQNFIIDLLQMKSLKKTNFLFIHGINQFGFETNRRVNFNNVDLNRNFMLEKSVFNEDNPGYTLVDDFLNPTEIFDSGFLAKLYFYFNSLKLIINHSKDTLKRAILKGQSHYSKGIYYSGKDYQPEFFALNSIWDKFVAPHERILLIDIHTGYGERNKLHLLANSSKSKNADQLKKIFHPLPIDFGDDKEFYQVSGDMTTYFQKKYESNKDIYALAFEFGTLDSQKLLGSLDSLYRMISENKGFNNGYQNEKDKKYIQNLFSEMFYPKDFQWRDEVLNQSKSAIENAIHFFEL; encoded by the coding sequence ATGAAATCTACTTTAATTTACTTCGGAAATCTTTTTTGTTTTATTAGCTTCTTTTCTATTCCCCCATCGATGGCGATCAACTCTCAGTCTTATTTTAAAAATACTTTTGATGAGGCTAAAAATGATTTCTTATCCCGAGCCACCGCTCTCACAAAAAACTCGGGTTACTCCTATAACTCCACTCCAAAATCCAGCGAACTAAATCATCTTGTCTATCGTCATGCTAATGGAAAAGAATATCAAGTCTCCTATTTCTTCCTTCCAGCCAAATCTGAGGATGCCGGTATGGCTAAAAATCTCATCATCCTTCAATCTGGCACCCATGGAGTGGAAGGACACACCGGAAGTGGTGTGCAAAATTTTATAATTGATCTTTTACAAATGAAATCCCTTAAAAAAACAAATTTTTTATTTATCCATGGAATTAACCAATTCGGTTTTGAAACTAATCGAAGGGTCAATTTCAACAATGTCGATTTAAACCGTAACTTTATGCTTGAAAAATCTGTCTTTAACGAAGACAACCCTGGCTACACTCTAGTGGATGACTTCTTAAACCCAACGGAAATATTTGATAGTGGTTTTCTTGCCAAACTCTATTTTTATTTCAATTCCCTAAAGTTAATTATCAACCACTCCAAAGACACCTTAAAAAGAGCTATCCTCAAAGGGCAATCTCACTATTCCAAAGGGATCTACTATTCGGGAAAGGACTACCAACCAGAATTTTTTGCTTTGAATTCAATTTGGGATAAATTTGTTGCCCCCCATGAACGGATTTTATTAATAGATATTCACACAGGATATGGAGAAAGAAACAAACTTCATCTTTTAGCTAACTCTTCTAAATCAAAAAATGCGGATCAATTAAAAAAGATTTTCCACCCCCTCCCGATTGATTTTGGTGATGATAAAGAATTTTATCAAGTCTCCGGAGACATGACGACGTACTTTCAAAAAAAATATGAATCCAATAAAGATATTTACGCCTTGGCCTTTGAATTTGGAACTTTAGACTCACAGAAATTATTAGGCTCCCTTGATTCCCTGTACCGCATGATCTCTGAAAACAAAGGCTTTAATAATGGCTATCAAAATGAAAAAGATAAAAAATATATTCAAAATCTCTTTTCCGAGATGTTTTACCCAAAAGATTTCCAATGGCGGGACGAAGTCCTAAACCAAAGCAAATCCGCCATTGAAAACGCCATTCATTTTTTTGAACTCTAA
- a CDS encoding DEAD/DEAH box helicase encodes MKISELVVKEFDPTVRSKGYSFFIRKQFKLTEINSQDIRSEVYGIHKYNVVLHFDTDKNNLNYECTCNQFKQGFNCPHIWASLLAVEKNTKTEDFTSKVQYSFQYKRTQEEKMAPEVKTSQGKSSFDPYWKRSLDKARESFQSKKVISEFRTAQNEFLKKGFYILDIPSSLSYRQLVLHFRIQERKYNGEYGLLKKSDLNQEKIPFYENRAEQEILWDLIGRVEKNYFSKSQASVFNEFLINPDQNESILSRIAEIDQLYRLKKNKTGMYVDFQIADIASYPLLNETWYLDLHLFEFDKEDYKLTAALKNDKNQTRDVKEVIGYLDRYIFFEDFMAYFDSPKYGMWFEALSLKPMIISKDEAFDFLNTYWLNYTNTPNIHLPPELKFHDVIDIQPQCKVILHVSEESTAQLAEIQFMYNEYQVDGNYQEYILDLVQKNRIKRNHEKETHFLNEFYAISPNKKSGFKSEFRFFNSQLTEIIEKINAQDWQIFLNKSQLKKAKELNIKVNHHVDWLDLKVNLKVGDQTVDWPEILKALKNNSNLVQLTDGSNAFLTQEILNKLRPYFEVGAIQKDGIRLNRLQTLFLKSYIDKEFAIQSDSKMEEILQQLSVLKPVKLNSDFKGELRDYQKKGVSWLHILSENSLGGILADDMGLGKTIQMLAVLSQGHQSTQLNLVVAPKSLVFNWKNEIEKFTPSLKVLTYFGPERKNDLKNLKKYDVFLTTYHTLRNDIEMLKDIPFYNFILDEAQNIKNPKSQVTLSAKLVQATKRFALTGTPIENSVGDLISILSVVTPGLISDSLGQKFMRVSENEDLKRISRALSPFILRRTKDQVLKDLPQKTEQILYCELSDDERVRYDEIRSYYWQKLNPKIKEGGVNHTKIEILGALLRLRQICCHMGLVDKKKVISSSSKLDLLIEQIQTIINEGHKALVFSSFTSLLKLLSQQLHEKSISFEYLDGQTKDREERVHNFQTNNDVSLFLLSLKAGGVGLNLTAADYVFIIDPWWNPAAESQAIDRCYRIGQTKKVFAYKLIAKNTVEEKILKLQERKKNIANQMISSDAGILKELSLADLTELFS; translated from the coding sequence ATGAAGATATCTGAATTAGTCGTTAAAGAGTTTGATCCCACAGTAAGATCTAAAGGCTACAGTTTTTTTATTCGAAAGCAATTTAAGCTAACGGAAATTAATTCCCAGGATATCCGATCAGAGGTGTATGGGATTCACAAGTACAATGTGGTTCTTCATTTTGATACGGATAAAAACAATTTAAATTATGAATGTACCTGCAATCAATTTAAACAAGGATTTAATTGCCCCCATATCTGGGCCAGTCTTTTAGCTGTAGAAAAAAACACAAAAACAGAAGACTTCACTTCTAAAGTTCAGTACTCCTTCCAGTACAAAAGAACCCAAGAAGAAAAAATGGCTCCCGAAGTTAAGACCTCTCAGGGTAAGAGTTCCTTTGATCCCTACTGGAAAAGATCTTTAGATAAAGCAAGGGAAAGCTTTCAAAGTAAAAAGGTAATTTCAGAGTTTCGCACGGCTCAGAACGAGTTTTTGAAAAAAGGCTTTTACATCCTAGATATCCCTTCGAGTTTAAGTTACCGACAGTTGGTTCTGCATTTTAGAATTCAGGAAAGAAAATACAATGGGGAGTACGGCTTACTTAAAAAAAGCGATCTCAATCAAGAAAAAATACCTTTTTATGAGAACCGTGCTGAACAGGAAATTCTTTGGGATCTTATTGGGCGAGTCGAAAAAAATTATTTTTCTAAATCCCAGGCCTCTGTTTTTAATGAATTTCTAATTAATCCCGATCAGAATGAAAGCATCCTTTCTCGAATTGCCGAGATCGATCAGCTCTACAGGTTAAAAAAGAACAAAACAGGAATGTATGTCGATTTTCAAATTGCGGATATTGCTTCCTATCCTTTGCTGAATGAAACTTGGTACTTGGACCTTCATTTATTTGAATTCGATAAAGAGGATTATAAATTAACCGCAGCACTTAAGAATGATAAAAATCAGACCAGAGACGTAAAAGAAGTCATAGGATACTTAGATCGATATATTTTCTTTGAAGATTTTATGGCCTATTTTGATTCTCCGAAATATGGGATGTGGTTCGAAGCCTTGAGTTTAAAACCAATGATTATCTCCAAAGATGAGGCCTTTGATTTTTTAAATACCTACTGGTTAAACTATACCAACACTCCCAATATTCATTTGCCACCAGAACTAAAGTTTCATGATGTGATCGATATTCAGCCCCAATGCAAAGTGATACTTCATGTTTCTGAGGAATCGACAGCTCAGCTGGCAGAAATTCAATTTATGTACAATGAATATCAGGTAGATGGTAATTACCAAGAGTATATTTTGGATTTGGTTCAGAAGAATAGAATTAAACGAAATCACGAAAAAGAAACTCATTTTTTAAACGAGTTTTACGCGATAAGCCCAAATAAGAAATCGGGTTTTAAGTCTGAATTTAGATTTTTTAATTCTCAGTTGACAGAAATTATTGAAAAAATAAATGCCCAGGATTGGCAAATATTTCTGAATAAAAGTCAGCTTAAAAAAGCCAAGGAGCTCAACATAAAGGTCAATCATCACGTTGATTGGTTGGATCTGAAGGTTAATTTAAAAGTCGGTGATCAGACGGTTGATTGGCCTGAAATTCTTAAAGCTCTTAAAAATAATTCAAATTTGGTTCAGCTGACTGATGGGTCAAATGCCTTTTTAACTCAAGAGATTTTGAATAAATTAAGACCTTATTTTGAAGTGGGAGCCATTCAAAAAGATGGTATTCGGTTGAACCGCCTTCAAACTTTATTTCTAAAATCATATATTGATAAAGAGTTTGCGATCCAATCCGATAGCAAGATGGAGGAGATACTTCAGCAGTTATCCGTTTTAAAACCGGTAAAACTAAATTCAGATTTTAAAGGTGAGCTCAGAGACTATCAGAAAAAAGGCGTTTCTTGGCTTCATATTTTGAGTGAAAATTCATTAGGTGGCATCTTAGCGGATGATATGGGGCTTGGTAAAACCATTCAAATGTTGGCCGTGCTTTCGCAAGGACATCAGTCAACGCAACTGAATCTGGTCGTTGCACCAAAGAGCTTAGTTTTTAATTGGAAAAATGAAATAGAAAAATTCACACCTTCATTAAAAGTCCTCACTTATTTTGGACCGGAACGTAAGAACGATTTAAAAAATTTGAAAAAATACGATGTTTTTTTGACCACTTATCATACCCTAAGAAATGATATTGAAATGTTAAAAGACATCCCCTTTTATAATTTTATTTTGGATGAAGCTCAAAACATTAAGAACCCAAAATCCCAGGTAACTCTAAGTGCTAAGCTCGTTCAGGCGACCAAACGTTTTGCTTTGACAGGAACACCCATCGAAAATTCCGTAGGAGATTTGATTTCCATTTTATCCGTCGTAACGCCGGGTTTGATTTCAGATTCTTTAGGACAAAAGTTTATGAGAGTGAGTGAGAATGAGGATTTAAAACGAATTTCTCGAGCGCTTTCGCCATTTATTTTAAGAAGAACCAAGGATCAAGTTCTGAAGGACCTCCCACAAAAAACAGAACAAATCTTGTATTGCGAGCTCAGTGATGATGAAAGAGTCAGGTACGATGAAATTAGAAGCTACTACTGGCAAAAATTAAATCCCAAGATTAAAGAGGGCGGAGTGAACCATACCAAAATAGAAATTTTGGGGGCCTTACTTCGGTTAAGACAAATTTGCTGTCATATGGGTTTAGTCGATAAGAAAAAAGTGATAAGTTCTTCTTCAAAGTTGGATTTATTAATTGAACAAATACAAACTATTATTAACGAAGGACATAAAGCTTTAGTCTTTTCAAGTTTTACCTCGTTACTCAAGCTGTTATCTCAGCAATTGCATGAAAAAAGTATTTCATTTGAGTATTTAGATGGACAAACGAAGGACAGAGAAGAGCGCGTTCACAATTTTCAAACCAACAATGATGTGAGCTTATTTTTACTGAGTTTAAAGGCGGGTGGGGTTGGTTTGAATCTCACGGCAGCTGATTATGTTTTTATTATCGACCCTTGGTGGAATCCGGCAGCGGAATCTCAAGCCATCGATCGTTGTTACCGTATTGGACAAACCAAAAAGGTTTTTGCTTACAAACTGATAGCTAAAAATACTGTAGAAGAAAAAATTCTTAAATTGCAAGAACGAAAAAAGAATATTGCCAATCAAATGATAAGTTCGGATGCGGGAATCCTCAAAGAGCTTTCCCTTGCTGATTTAACTGAATTATTTAGTTAA
- a CDS encoding Lrp/AsnC ligand binding domain-containing protein produces MWQAQIWVKWNENAPKSNDWSWLKDWKEVHTAWSVMGDWDMLLTIDAKTPEDVEKFIWTKLRQKNWVQSTHTTLANQVWNNPNWNWEKTA; encoded by the coding sequence ATGTGGCAAGCACAAATTTGGGTTAAATGGAACGAAAATGCACCTAAATCTAATGACTGGAGTTGGCTAAAGGATTGGAAGGAAGTTCATACCGCGTGGTCGGTAATGGGCGATTGGGATATGCTCTTAACGATTGATGCTAAAACTCCTGAAGATGTTGAAAAATTTATTTGGACTAAATTACGGCAAAAAAATTGGGTCCAAAGCACGCACACGACTTTAGCCAATCAAGTTTGGAATAATCCTAACTGGAATTGGGAAAAAACCGCTTAA
- a CDS encoding vitamin B12-dependent ribonucleotide reductase has translation MTQDFFIDSYFTKNKTAELFFKWKKRKCLLENNQGETYFKKGDLEFPEEWSQLAIDITASKYFKNSKKEKSLKQLISRVAGTLEKEAVKQKYLSTSESNAFMNELKYILYSQRAAFNSPVWFNLGIYEKPQSSACFIQSLEDSLEGIYDLLTRESKVFKFGSGTGSNFSVLRSKYEDLDQGGKSSGLLSFLEVFDRAAGAIKSGGTTRRAAKMVIVDADHPEIEDFIELKSKEEKKARVLEKAGFSLGLEGEVTSSLKGQNANNSVRVTDRFMRSVTKNLYWPLKYRTNGKIYKKIRALDLWNKIVDAAYDCADPGLQFHDTINKWHTCKKSGEIKASNPCSEFMFLNDSSCNLASLNLLKFLNDKNEFLIHDFLHTIKVIFFSQELLVDFSSYPSLRLEANSKNFRPLGIGFANLGSFLLKLGLPYDSDSARAWAASISSILTGYAYEQSSLFAKKKGAFKEFKKNKKSFLEVLKKHQRSLEKIDQEKSLSCLLKESGEIWARVIANAKKYGLRNAQASVIAPTGTIAFLMDCETTGIEPEFSFIRFKKVVSLKKELRFISRSFLEALKTLGYEEWERNRIQQQVMENGELKSNFLKSESHYKVFQTALGNNCLPAMAHLKMLSSVQPFISGAISKTVNLNSQATKVELSEVYFKAWKLGLKSIAVYRDKSKVVQPLSLSPVCPECGKQTELLSGCYLCKNCGTSLSCG, from the coding sequence ATGACACAGGATTTCTTTATTGACAGTTATTTTACAAAAAATAAAACAGCGGAACTTTTTTTTAAGTGGAAAAAAAGAAAGTGCCTTCTTGAAAATAATCAGGGTGAAACTTACTTTAAAAAAGGAGATTTAGAATTTCCTGAAGAATGGAGCCAATTAGCCATTGATATTACCGCCAGTAAGTATTTCAAAAATAGCAAGAAGGAAAAATCATTAAAACAGCTGATAAGTCGGGTGGCGGGCACTCTTGAAAAGGAGGCTGTTAAACAAAAGTACCTCTCAACATCTGAGTCAAATGCCTTCATGAATGAACTTAAATATATCTTGTATTCTCAACGGGCGGCCTTTAATAGCCCGGTCTGGTTTAATTTAGGAATCTATGAAAAGCCTCAAAGCTCGGCCTGTTTCATTCAAAGTCTAGAGGATTCTTTAGAAGGGATTTATGATTTACTAACTCGAGAATCTAAAGTTTTTAAATTTGGATCAGGAACTGGGAGTAATTTTTCTGTCTTAAGAAGCAAGTATGAAGATTTGGACCAGGGGGGGAAGTCCTCGGGATTGCTTTCTTTTTTAGAAGTATTTGACCGTGCTGCTGGAGCCATCAAATCTGGAGGAACTACCAGAAGAGCTGCTAAAATGGTGATTGTGGATGCCGACCATCCAGAAATTGAAGATTTTATTGAATTAAAAAGTAAGGAAGAAAAAAAAGCCAGGGTTTTAGAAAAAGCTGGTTTTTCTCTCGGTCTTGAAGGAGAGGTGACTTCTTCTTTGAAGGGGCAAAACGCCAACAATTCAGTAAGAGTAACGGATCGGTTCATGAGATCTGTGACGAAGAATCTTTATTGGCCACTCAAGTATAGAACGAATGGTAAAATCTATAAAAAAATTCGGGCCCTTGATTTGTGGAATAAAATCGTGGATGCAGCCTATGATTGTGCTGATCCAGGATTGCAGTTTCATGATACCATCAATAAATGGCATACCTGTAAAAAATCGGGAGAAATAAAAGCCTCAAACCCCTGTTCCGAATTTATGTTTTTAAATGATTCTAGTTGTAACCTGGCATCACTTAATTTATTAAAATTTTTAAATGATAAAAATGAATTTTTGATACATGATTTTTTACACACCATCAAAGTCATTTTTTTTTCCCAAGAGTTACTTGTCGATTTTTCAAGTTATCCATCGCTAAGATTAGAAGCCAATTCTAAAAACTTTAGACCTCTGGGGATTGGCTTTGCTAATCTGGGTTCCTTTTTATTAAAATTGGGATTACCCTATGATTCAGATTCAGCTAGAGCTTGGGCGGCAAGCATTTCATCAATTTTAACAGGATATGCTTATGAGCAAAGTAGCTTGTTTGCAAAAAAAAAGGGAGCCTTCAAAGAATTTAAGAAAAATAAAAAGTCTTTTTTGGAAGTTTTAAAAAAGCACCAGAGAAGTCTCGAAAAAATAGATCAAGAAAAGTCTCTGTCATGCTTATTGAAGGAATCTGGTGAAATATGGGCGCGAGTTATTGCCAATGCCAAAAAATATGGTCTTCGCAATGCACAAGCGTCGGTGATAGCACCAACAGGAACGATTGCTTTTTTAATGGATTGCGAGACGACAGGGATTGAACCCGAGTTTTCCTTTATTCGTTTTAAAAAAGTGGTCTCTCTGAAAAAAGAACTTAGATTTATAAGTCGTTCTTTTTTAGAAGCCTTAAAAACACTTGGCTATGAGGAATGGGAAAGAAATAGGATTCAACAACAAGTAATGGAAAATGGCGAACTAAAAAGTAATTTTTTAAAATCAGAGAGTCACTATAAAGTTTTTCAAACGGCCCTAGGAAACAACTGTTTGCCTGCCATGGCCCATTTAAAAATGCTGAGCAGTGTGCAACCTTTTATCAGTGGTGCTATTTCTAAAACAGTTAATTTAAATAGCCAGGCAACAAAAGTCGAACTTTCTGAGGTTTATTTTAAGGCATGGAAATTAGGGTTGAAATCGATTGCGGTTTATCGTGACAAAAGTAAAGTCGTCCAACCCTTGTCGCTATCACCAGTGTGCCCCGAGTGTGGTAAGCAAACTGAATTGCTTAGTGGCTGCTATCTGTGCAAAAACTGTGGAACCAGTCTATCTTGTGGTTAA